The Sporosarcina ureae genome includes a region encoding these proteins:
- a CDS encoding 3-ketoacyl-ACP reductase → MAQSLTGKVAFVTGAARGIGKATALHLAKEGVHIGLLARTESALKEVATEIEGHGVKVAYATADVSSKEQVEEAIASLTNKLGTADILINNAGIASFGTVLEMDPEEWKNIVDVNLMGTYYVTRAVLPQLIEKNTGDIINISSTNGLNGAATSSAYSASKFAVIGFTESLAQEVRRNNIRVSALTPSTVATDLALDLNLIKENDDSKLIQSEDIAEVIVNQLKLNRRVYVKTASFIATNPF, encoded by the coding sequence ATGGCACAATCATTAACTGGAAAAGTAGCATTTGTTACTGGCGCGGCAAGAGGTATAGGGAAAGCAACGGCACTTCACTTGGCAAAAGAGGGAGTCCATATTGGATTGCTTGCAAGAACAGAGTCTGCTTTAAAAGAAGTAGCGACAGAAATTGAAGGTCATGGCGTAAAAGTCGCTTATGCAACTGCTGATGTTTCATCTAAAGAGCAAGTTGAAGAAGCCATTGCATCATTAACTAATAAATTAGGAACTGCTGATATTTTAATTAACAATGCAGGGATTGCTTCATTTGGTACGGTCTTGGAGATGGACCCAGAAGAGTGGAAGAACATAGTAGATGTCAACTTAATGGGTACATATTATGTGACACGTGCCGTGTTACCGCAATTAATTGAAAAAAATACAGGTGATATCATTAATATTTCATCAACAAATGGTCTAAATGGTGCGGCTACTTCAAGTGCATACAGTGCATCAAAGTTTGCGGTAATTGGCTTTACAGAATCATTAGCACAAGAAGTACGTCGAAATAATATACGCGTTTCGGCTCTAACACCAAGTACTGTAGCGACAGATTTAGCATTAGATCTAAATTTGATTAAAGAAAATGACGACTCTAAATTGATTCAATCGGAAGACATTGCTGAAGTTATTGTAAATCAATTAAAATTAAATCGACGTGTTTATGTGAAAACAGCAAGTTTCATTGCTACTAACCCGTTTTAA
- a CDS encoding DMT family transporter, with protein sequence MLKAYAWLTLCVMVWGSNFVFGKMLVQHFSPALLTSLRLLFIVLFLIGLSSYRLQVKRLNKYDVLAVIFLGVFGVFINQWSFFAGLETADPTTSALILATTPILTGVLAGVFLKEKLTIRMLLGSIVAIIGIYFVVAKGNVSSLHIDKGLWWIVVTMITFAMLIIVTRLLSNRVDPLAITLYSNVVGLVVSVPFIFLLDTPIRMSVKISDWSFLIITAVVVHGIAMLIWNNNIRYVDASKASILSNLEPFVAMIMGLVLLYKPITGAEIVGSLFIVGGVVLSTYQRKRLSRSLR encoded by the coding sequence TTGTTAAAAGCATATGCTTGGCTGACACTTTGTGTAATGGTATGGGGTAGTAATTTTGTTTTTGGTAAGATGCTAGTCCAGCACTTTTCCCCAGCTCTTCTCACTTCGCTCAGATTATTGTTTATAGTACTTTTTTTGATTGGATTATCTTCATACAGACTGCAAGTGAAACGATTAAATAAATATGATGTATTGGCAGTGATTTTTCTAGGTGTTTTTGGCGTTTTTATTAACCAGTGGTCTTTTTTTGCCGGATTAGAAACAGCTGATCCAACAACTTCTGCATTAATCTTAGCAACTACACCCATTTTAACTGGTGTTTTAGCAGGTGTTTTTTTGAAAGAGAAGTTAACAATTCGTATGTTACTCGGATCTATTGTAGCGATTATAGGTATTTACTTTGTAGTAGCAAAAGGAAATGTATCCTCTTTACATATCGATAAAGGTTTATGGTGGATCGTAGTCACAATGATTACTTTTGCTATGCTAATTATCGTAACGAGACTCCTTTCCAATAGAGTGGATCCACTTGCAATTACATTATATTCAAATGTTGTCGGACTAGTTGTGTCGGTTCCTTTTATTTTTTTACTTGATACGCCGATACGAATGAGTGTAAAGATCTCGGATTGGTCATTTCTGATTATAACTGCCGTTGTGGTACACGGTATCGCCATGTTGATTTGGAATAACAATATTCGATATGTTGATGCTTCAAAGGCGTCTATATTATCTAATTTAGAACCTTTTGTAGCGATGATCATGGGATTAGTCTTGCTGTATAAACCAATAACGGGGGCGGAAATTGTCGGCTCACTGTTTATAGTGGGAGGAGTAGTGCTGTCTACATATCAGCGAAAAAGGCTATCAAGAAGTTTACGTTAG
- a CDS encoding 5'-methylthioadenosine/S-adenosylhomocysteine nucleosidase: MKLVGVIVCMLFLATIVSGCNSTTNSTADTEQRPIIVQGPMPIEAEKFAEKLSDAEVEESGNFVFYKGTIDDYPVIVTKTSKGMENTAAATALAIEKYNPIAIINQGTSGGHDPNLHVFDIVLGKRTVNIGSMKTESAEENEGMDPSLWKPMDLMASEGSAGEDPDAEKIRYFDGDDELLAAANAVKDQYELGKVVEGTIGSADLWNNEVDRINWFHEKYGTSVEEMEGAAAAQISDSYNVPFLGIRILSNNKTNNGQYNPDTASANQDYVHLVLKKYISNLK, translated from the coding sequence ATGAAGTTAGTTGGGGTTATTGTATGTATGCTTTTTCTAGCAACGATCGTTTCAGGCTGTAACTCCACTACTAATAGTACAGCAGACACTGAACAACGCCCGATCATTGTGCAAGGACCCATGCCTATTGAAGCCGAGAAGTTTGCTGAAAAATTAAGTGACGCAGAAGTTGAAGAATCAGGAAACTTTGTTTTTTATAAAGGAACTATCGATGACTATCCTGTAATTGTTACCAAGACTAGTAAAGGGATGGAAAACACGGCAGCCGCCACTGCATTAGCAATTGAAAAGTACAATCCTATCGCGATTATCAATCAAGGAACTTCAGGCGGACATGACCCGAACTTGCATGTATTTGATATAGTCTTAGGTAAACGGACGGTCAATATCGGTTCGATGAAGACTGAGTCTGCAGAAGAAAACGAAGGAATGGATCCATCATTATGGAAGCCTATGGACCTCATGGCTTCTGAAGGCAGTGCCGGAGAGGACCCCGATGCAGAGAAGATTCGCTACTTTGATGGCGACGATGAATTATTGGCAGCAGCCAATGCGGTTAAAGACCAATACGAACTGGGGAAAGTTGTTGAAGGTACTATTGGATCCGCTGATCTGTGGAATAACGAAGTAGACCGCATAAACTGGTTCCATGAAAAGTACGGTACTTCCGTTGAAGAAATGGAAGGTGCTGCTGCAGCACAAATTTCCGATAGTTACAATGTTCCTTTCTTAGGAATACGCATTCTTTCCAATAACAAAACGAATAACGGTCAGTATAATCCAGATACCGCTTCAGCCAATCAAGACTATGTTCATCTTGTTCTAAAAAAATATATCTCCAATTTAAAATAA
- a CDS encoding HEPN-associated N-terminal domain-containing protein, which yields MGYHKNLLIKENELGFSTLGNKFVCSECVSDIYIQRYIEENASADKCDYCGAEDEDTLAADIDLIMEFIMTGIKYEWGNPDDEGVGYDSGEGGYLGVEIYDGWDFTENVLYGEVGINPDSLFEDIRSALMDTMWCKVDPYGSTEDEELFYTWNDFSEQVKHSIRYLFLNSSYRLDDEKKRAVPHEILDIIASFVEELNLLKKVSSSKFFRARISSEGELFHRAKEIGTPAKEYAKSSNRMSPAGIPMFYGADSKETALLEVEYRPGKNVVASIGEFVNNEKLILLDLTSLPSLPSIFDEDERKKRSVVKFFYNFLNDFTKPVAKDGREHVDYVPTQIVTEYFRHVFKYNNTNINGIVYPSSLNEKKAYVLFFENSDCHDRQCNVGLTLKKVCHLSG from the coding sequence TTGGGTTATCACAAAAATCTTCTGATAAAAGAAAATGAGCTCGGTTTTAGTACGCTTGGAAATAAATTTGTTTGTTCTGAATGTGTTTCAGACATATATATTCAGCGTTATATAGAAGAGAACGCATCTGCTGATAAATGTGATTATTGTGGCGCGGAAGACGAGGATACCTTAGCTGCTGATATTGATTTAATAATGGAGTTTATAATGACAGGTATTAAATATGAGTGGGGAAACCCTGACGATGAAGGGGTAGGCTATGATTCAGGAGAAGGTGGATATCTAGGGGTCGAAATATATGATGGATGGGATTTCACTGAAAATGTCTTATATGGTGAAGTAGGTATAAACCCTGACAGTTTGTTTGAAGATATTAGGAGTGCATTAATGGATACAATGTGGTGTAAAGTTGACCCTTATGGTTCAACGGAAGACGAAGAGCTATTTTACACATGGAACGATTTTTCTGAGCAAGTAAAACATAGCATACGTTATCTATTTTTAAATAGTTCCTATCGTTTAGATGACGAAAAGAAGCGAGCAGTTCCACATGAGATTTTGGATATTATAGCTAGTTTTGTTGAGGAATTAAATCTGCTTAAAAAAGTATCGTCAAGCAAGTTTTTTAGGGCTCGTATATCATCAGAGGGTGAGTTATTTCATAGAGCAAAAGAAATTGGGACACCAGCAAAAGAGTATGCGAAAAGCTCAAATAGAATGAGTCCGGCTGGGATACCGATGTTTTATGGCGCAGACAGCAAAGAAACGGCTTTACTGGAAGTGGAATATAGACCTGGCAAGAATGTAGTAGCGAGTATTGGTGAATTTGTTAATAACGAAAAATTAATATTATTAGATTTAACATCTTTGCCAAGTTTACCTAGTATTTTCGATGAAGATGAGCGTAAAAAACGTTCGGTAGTAAAGTTCTTTTATAATTTTTTAAACGACTTTACAAAGCCAGTAGCAAAAGATGGTAGAGAACATGTGGACTATGTGCCCACACAAATTGTTACAGAATACTTTAGGCATGTCTTTAAATATAATAACACTAATATTAACGGTATTGTTTATCCGAGTTCTCTTAACGAAAAAAAAGCTTATGTTTTGTTCTTTGAAAACTCAGATTGTCATGACCGTCAGTGCAATGTGGGTCTAACCTTAAAAAAGGTCTGCCATTTAAGTGGTTAA
- a CDS encoding GIY-YIG nuclease family protein, producing the protein MESYRYSKLPLTPAIIETLIIELFNGKTIKRDEIVNKVLSYHEANGGLPPEAKDFPRSVKRALENMSKKGWVENRARGFWDVNKENSPVIKEKEEEEVTQVERIPAHAVYGNGISAVYFYYYDGYKKLALLQNKRTWPCKIGRTDSDPIIRILAQASTALPETPTIEYIVKTDDASLLETMLHSILKVRGKQIEKSPGSEWFDTNPDEVIEIIEFVNKGMLNQ; encoded by the coding sequence GTGGAAAGTTATAGGTACAGCAAATTACCCCTAACACCCGCAATCATTGAAACTTTAATAATTGAGTTGTTTAATGGAAAGACTATTAAAAGAGATGAAATAGTAAATAAAGTGCTAAGTTATCATGAAGCAAATGGTGGATTACCCCCTGAGGCTAAAGATTTTCCAAGATCAGTAAAAAGGGCTCTTGAAAATATGTCCAAAAAGGGTTGGGTAGAAAATAGAGCACGTGGATTCTGGGATGTAAATAAAGAGAATTCACCGGTTATAAAAGAAAAAGAAGAAGAGGAAGTAACTCAAGTGGAAAGAATCCCTGCACATGCTGTGTATGGAAATGGTATTTCGGCGGTGTATTTTTATTATTACGATGGTTATAAAAAACTTGCATTATTACAGAACAAACGAACATGGCCTTGTAAGATCGGAAGAACAGATAGTGACCCGATAATTCGAATACTTGCTCAAGCATCGACTGCATTACCGGAAACTCCGACTATTGAATACATTGTTAAAACTGATGATGCTTCGTTATTGGAAACAATGTTACATTCAATCTTAAAAGTGAGAGGAAAGCAAATTGAAAAGTCTCCCGGCTCAGAGTGGTTCGACACAAATCCGGATGAGGTAATTGAAATAATAGAATTTGTAAATAAAGGGATGTTAAATCAGTAA
- the rlmH gene encoding 23S rRNA (pseudouridine(1915)-N(3))-methyltransferase RlmH, which yields MNISIVTVGKLKEKYLKQGIEEYTKRLSSYAKMQLIEVADEKAPETLSEADMEIVKKKEADRILAKIAPDAHVIALAIDGKMKTSEEFAASIDSLMTYGKSKIVFVIGGSLGLHSSVLQRSNEKLSFSKMTFPHQLMKLVLVEQIYRGFRIIKGEPYHK from the coding sequence GTGAATATATCAATTGTCACCGTGGGTAAGTTAAAAGAGAAGTATTTGAAACAAGGAATAGAAGAGTATACAAAACGTCTAAGTAGCTATGCAAAAATGCAGTTAATCGAAGTGGCGGACGAAAAAGCACCTGAAACACTAAGCGAAGCTGACATGGAAATCGTTAAAAAGAAAGAAGCTGATCGAATTCTGGCGAAAATTGCACCAGACGCGCATGTCATTGCACTAGCAATCGACGGGAAAATGAAAACTTCTGAGGAATTTGCAGCTAGTATCGATTCGTTGATGACGTATGGTAAAAGCAAGATTGTCTTTGTAATTGGTGGATCACTCGGCTTACATAGTAGTGTATTACAGCGTTCAAATGAGAAGTTGTCATTTTCCAAGATGACGTTTCCACATCAGTTGATGAAGTTGGTGTTGGTGGAACAGATTTATCGTGGGTTTCGGATTATTAAGGGGGAGCCTTATCATAAGTAA
- a CDS encoding S1C family serine protease: MDDERREERKEEMEWQQPIPPVETTRKPKRRGGFWPALLGVLVGGVIVFLVMMYATDSSSTTDVATSKTNEVKTNSEHAQVSMDISSEITDVVGDVANAVVGITNIQTVQDFWSSTTSTQEAGSGSGVLYKKEGDKAYIVTNHHVVENSEQLEVSFDDGTKVEGKLIGSDLWTDLAVVEIDSEHVDTVVEFGDSDALKRGESVIAIGNPLGLGFAGSVTVGVISGKDRSIPMDLNKDGNIDWQADVLQTDAAINPGNSGGALINMAGQLIGINSMKISEATVEGIGLAIPINIALPIIEHLEETGQVNRPTMGVSLLDLRQIPIQQQQQTLNLPEEVTEGVVVTDVIPNSSAVAAGMKKYDTIVQLDEEKVTDMVSLRKYLYNKKEIGDPLKITVYRDGKKLDLEMVLKDGNTF; encoded by the coding sequence ATGGATGATGAAAGAAGAGAAGAAAGAAAAGAAGAAATGGAGTGGCAACAGCCAATTCCGCCGGTAGAAACGACACGCAAACCAAAACGTAGAGGTGGTTTTTGGCCTGCTTTACTAGGAGTATTAGTAGGTGGGGTCATCGTATTTTTGGTCATGATGTATGCAACTGACTCATCAAGTACTACCGATGTTGCAACGTCTAAAACAAATGAAGTCAAAACCAACTCGGAACACGCCCAAGTATCAATGGACATCTCAAGCGAAATTACGGATGTGGTAGGTGATGTTGCAAATGCCGTCGTTGGTATCACAAATATCCAGACAGTCCAAGACTTCTGGTCCTCCACAACGTCTACTCAAGAAGCAGGCTCGGGTTCTGGTGTTCTGTATAAAAAAGAAGGTGACAAAGCATATATCGTCACCAATCACCATGTCGTGGAAAATTCCGAACAACTCGAAGTCAGTTTTGATGATGGAACGAAGGTTGAAGGAAAGTTAATCGGCAGTGATCTATGGACAGACCTGGCTGTAGTCGAAATTGATTCAGAACATGTGGATACAGTGGTAGAATTCGGTGATTCAGATGCGCTAAAACGTGGGGAATCAGTTATTGCAATCGGTAACCCATTAGGTCTTGGCTTTGCAGGTTCTGTTACAGTTGGTGTAATTTCAGGTAAAGACCGCTCTATTCCAATGGATCTAAACAAAGATGGAAACATTGATTGGCAGGCAGACGTCTTGCAGACAGATGCAGCGATCAATCCTGGGAACTCAGGTGGTGCATTAATCAACATGGCGGGTCAATTGATCGGGATTAATTCCATGAAGATTTCTGAAGCAACAGTAGAGGGCATCGGATTGGCTATTCCAATCAATATTGCATTACCAATTATTGAACACTTAGAAGAAACAGGACAAGTAAATCGTCCGACGATGGGCGTATCGTTACTTGATCTTCGACAAATTCCTATTCAGCAACAGCAACAGACGTTAAACTTGCCTGAAGAAGTAACGGAAGGTGTCGTTGTAACGGATGTCATACCGAATTCATCCGCGGTAGCAGCAGGCATGAAGAAGTATGATACAATCGTTCAGCTGGATGAAGAGAAAGTGACAGATATGGTCAGTCTACGTAAGTATTTGTATAATAAAAAAGAAATTGGCGATCCGTTAAAAATTACAGTCTATCGAGATGGAAAGAAACTGGACTTGGAAATGGTATTGAAGGACGGCAATACATTCTAA